The Solibacillus sp. FSL W7-1464 genome contains a region encoding:
- a CDS encoding glycosyltransferase — translation MADERILLVVDALYIGGTETHVLGLAKELVKNNVFVAIAANKTGSLVDTFEALNCPIYSIEFPKSISLEKNDEMALVKEIEKIIEAENITHIHIHQAPSGYLAGKAAENRNIPTIITIHGTYYPNHEIQELLKLSDAVICVSPPLCNYVKTFDIKSPYLIPNGINLEDYPKNRPVKDIRSELKIPEDAPLLLYASRITWAKAQVCSIFLRACKDLKLTTIPKLHVIVVGDGNKLSEIKSLARMIEEMCDEAFIHIVGEQKNMHLYYSAADCVVGTGRVALEAMASEKQVVAVGNHGYFGIVDMNNFEDAWSHYFGDHGSKATCSRHILRDDLKKILMDQNRLKLNGIKAREIAEELFNINNVVKETLKVYSETRKGGIKK, via the coding sequence GTGGCTGACGAAAGGATATTATTAGTAGTAGATGCTTTATATATCGGGGGAACCGAAACCCATGTTTTAGGCTTGGCAAAAGAACTGGTTAAAAATAATGTATTTGTGGCGATTGCAGCAAATAAAACCGGTAGTTTAGTTGATACATTTGAAGCATTAAACTGCCCTATTTATTCAATCGAATTTCCAAAATCAATTTCTTTGGAAAAAAATGATGAAATGGCATTAGTAAAAGAAATCGAGAAAATTATCGAGGCCGAAAATATTACTCATATTCATATTCATCAGGCCCCTTCCGGATATTTAGCTGGTAAAGCAGCCGAAAATAGAAATATCCCTACAATCATCACCATACACGGAACATATTATCCTAATCATGAAATACAAGAACTCCTTAAATTATCCGATGCAGTCATCTGTGTAAGCCCTCCTTTATGCAACTATGTAAAAACATTTGATATAAAAAGTCCTTATTTAATACCAAACGGAATCAATTTAGAGGATTATCCAAAAAATCGCCCTGTAAAAGATATAAGAAGTGAATTGAAAATACCTGAAGATGCTCCCCTTCTTCTCTATGCAAGCAGAATTACATGGGCAAAAGCACAAGTTTGTTCTATTTTTTTAAGGGCTTGCAAAGATCTCAAATTAACTACTATCCCTAAGCTTCATGTCATTGTAGTAGGTGATGGCAATAAATTGAGCGAGATAAAATCATTAGCTCGAATGATTGAAGAAATGTGTGACGAGGCTTTTATCCATATAGTAGGAGAGCAAAAAAATATGCACCTCTATTACTCAGCAGCAGATTGTGTTGTAGGCACAGGCCGTGTAGCTTTAGAGGCTATGGCTTCAGAAAAGCAAGTTGTTGCAGTCGGCAACCATGGTTATTTTGGAATTGTGGATATGAACAATTTCGAAGATGCCTGGAGTCATTATTTTGGAGACCACGGTTCAAAAGCAACTTGCAGCAGACACATATTACGGGATGATTTGAAGAAAATCTTGATGGATCAAAACCGTCTGAAACTAAACGGGATTAAAGCAAGGGAAATAGCCGAGGAACTATTTAATATTAATAATGTAGTAAAAGAAACATTGAAAGTTTATTCCGAGACGAGGAAAGGTGGGATAAAAAAATGA
- the splB gene encoding spore photoproduct lyase — translation MNKPFVPQLVYFEPKALDYPLGKELKEKFEALGIEIRYTTSHNQIRNFPGDNDLQKYRIAKSTLVVGIRKTLKFDTSKPSAEYAIPLATGCMGHCHYCYLQTTMGSKPYIRTYVNVEEIFGAADRYIEERAPEITRFEAACTSDIVGLDHLTHSLKKAIEHFGQTELGRLRFVTKFHHVDHLLDAKHNGHTRFRFSINADYVIKNFEPGTSSLAQRIEAAGKVARAGYPLGFIVAPIYLHDGWQDGYYHMFERLDAELPQDVREDITFEFIQHRFTKAAKNVINKNYPKTKLKLDESVRRVKWGKYGISKYIYQKNEEDEMKEQLYSYMEKFFPHAKLEYFT, via the coding sequence ATGAATAAACCTTTCGTGCCACAGCTTGTTTATTTTGAACCGAAAGCATTGGACTATCCGCTCGGTAAAGAATTAAAAGAAAAATTTGAAGCATTGGGCATTGAGATACGTTATACAACCTCCCACAACCAAATAAGAAATTTCCCTGGAGACAATGATTTGCAAAAGTATCGAATCGCAAAATCTACCCTTGTCGTTGGTATTCGTAAAACTTTGAAGTTCGATACGTCCAAGCCATCCGCAGAATATGCTATTCCGCTTGCTACAGGGTGTATGGGGCACTGTCACTATTGCTATTTACAAACAACAATGGGAAGCAAACCTTACATCCGCACTTATGTAAATGTGGAAGAAATATTTGGTGCGGCTGATCGGTATATCGAAGAACGTGCCCCTGAAATCACAAGGTTTGAAGCGGCATGTACTTCCGATATTGTTGGGTTGGATCACTTAACACATTCATTAAAGAAAGCGATAGAGCATTTCGGCCAAACTGAGTTAGGCAGGTTAAGGTTTGTTACAAAATTTCATCATGTTGATCATTTACTCGATGCAAAACATAATGGCCATACACGATTCCGTTTTAGTATTAATGCGGATTATGTTATAAAAAATTTCGAACCCGGTACTTCCTCACTCGCCCAGCGTATTGAAGCAGCAGGCAAAGTAGCGAGAGCGGGGTATCCTCTCGGGTTTATCGTAGCACCGATTTACCTTCACGACGGATGGCAGGATGGCTACTATCATATGTTTGAACGACTTGACGCTGAGCTCCCCCAAGATGTTCGTGAAGATATAACATTCGAATTTATCCAGCACCGTTTTACAAAGGCTGCTAAAAACGTGATTAATAAAAACTATCCAAAGACAAAGCTTAAATTGGACGAATCTGTAAGACGAGTAAAGTGGGGAAAATACGGAATCAGTAAGTATATTTATCAAAAGAACGAAGAAGATGAAATGAAAGAACAGCTCTACAGCTATATGGAAAAGTTCTTTCCACATGCGAAGCTGGAATATTTCACTTAA
- the hpaB gene encoding 4-hydroxyphenylacetate 3-monooxygenase, oxygenase component, whose product MGAINGESYISRLNALNNEIWLDGEKVEGLLSEHSAFKGLIQTKASLYDLQHDPKIVDEMTYLSPLSGKRVGFSFLMPKTKEDLIKRRKMMEHWARHTHGILGRSPDYLNSVLMGFTSSAALLEGQENCYPDNLRAFFEMVRENDLSLTHTFITPQVNRSQSYIEHTNEPISAKVVAETEDGLIIKGARLLATQGGLTDEVFVFNVGKLVFGEDETFSFAVPSNTKGLKFICRDSFIGGESVFDHPLSSKYEEMDSIVVFDNVLVPWERVFFYNNVEVAEKFLIQSAFNHFAKSQVLIRQIVKTEFILGIAELLIETIKVYEYQHIHEKMSEIIVGLETMKALLEKSENDASLDEYGYLRPAIFPLKVAGYTFSKIYPRLTEIIQLIGASGMITLPTEKAFHSPIRGDLDQYLQAATKPAEERVKIFRLAWDLTMSSFGTRQTQYERFFFGDTVRLATELYFTYPKKEFVEAIYTFLSRNKEER is encoded by the coding sequence ATGGGTGCAATTAATGGTGAAAGTTATATTAGCCGATTAAATGCGTTAAATAATGAAATATGGCTGGACGGAGAAAAAGTGGAAGGTTTGTTATCTGAGCACTCTGCCTTTAAAGGGCTAATTCAGACGAAAGCTTCCCTCTATGATTTACAGCATGATCCTAAAATTGTAGATGAAATGACTTACTTATCCCCTCTTTCAGGAAAGCGTGTCGGTTTTTCCTTTTTAATGCCTAAAACGAAAGAGGATTTAATAAAAAGGCGAAAAATGATGGAACATTGGGCCAGACATACACATGGGATTCTAGGGAGAAGTCCCGACTATCTGAATTCCGTTTTAATGGGTTTCACCTCATCAGCAGCACTTCTTGAAGGTCAGGAAAACTGTTACCCAGACAATCTCCGTGCATTTTTTGAAATGGTGAGAGAAAATGATTTATCGCTTACCCATACATTTATTACACCTCAGGTTAATCGTTCTCAAAGTTATATTGAACATACAAATGAACCTATTTCTGCAAAGGTTGTCGCGGAAACTGAAGATGGCCTTATTATAAAAGGCGCACGTCTTTTAGCGACACAAGGCGGTTTAACTGATGAAGTGTTTGTATTTAATGTCGGTAAACTTGTATTCGGTGAAGATGAAACTTTTTCTTTTGCTGTCCCATCGAATACGAAAGGACTAAAATTTATTTGCAGAGATTCCTTTATAGGTGGAGAATCTGTATTTGATCATCCTTTAAGCTCAAAATATGAAGAAATGGATTCCATCGTCGTATTTGACAATGTATTAGTACCATGGGAACGTGTCTTTTTTTATAACAATGTCGAGGTTGCCGAAAAATTCCTTATTCAAAGTGCTTTTAATCATTTTGCCAAGTCTCAAGTCTTAATCAGGCAAATAGTGAAGACGGAATTTATTTTAGGAATTGCCGAACTCCTCATCGAAACGATCAAAGTTTATGAATATCAGCACATCCATGAAAAAATGTCGGAAATTATTGTTGGCTTGGAGACAATGAAAGCACTATTGGAGAAATCGGAGAATGATGCATCACTTGATGAATACGGCTATTTACGACCAGCTATTTTCCCCTTGAAAGTTGCCGGTTATACGTTTTCAAAAATTTATCCACGTCTCACTGAAATCATTCAGCTTATTGGTGCAAGCGGAATGATTACACTACCAACAGAAAAGGCATTTCACTCCCCAATTAGAGGCGATTTGGATCAATACCTTCAAGCTGCAACAAAACCTGCTGAAGAGCGAGTAAAAATATTCCGATTGGCCTGGGATTTAACGATGAGTTCATTTGGAACGAGGCAAACACAGTATGAACGTTTCTTCTTCGGTGACACCGTTCGGTTAGCGACCGAATTGTATTTTACTTATCCTAAAAAAGAATTTGTAGAGGCAATTTATACTTTCCTCAGTCGGAATAAGGAAGAACGTTGA
- a CDS encoding patatin-like phospholipase family protein produces the protein MIVDGVFSGGGIKGFAYVGAIQALEEKGIKFERVAGTSAGAILATFIAAGFNTKELEEIFDELNLKVLLDPPKFIIELPFLKWLNLYKRMGLYRGKSLENWFLEKLATKGIYTFGDLPKGILKLVASDLTNGKILVLPDDLQQYNIDPNTFPVSRALRMSCGLPFFFEPVYLKNGKSESVIVDGGVLSNFPMWIYDNGNKERPVLGMKLSSSSEDMKPHDINNGIQLFEALFSTMQTAHDNRYISRRHEKDIIFIPVEEYSATQFDLDEATKNKLMGIGKERTAQFLKTWSPVW, from the coding sequence ATGATTGTAGACGGGGTTTTTTCAGGCGGTGGTATTAAAGGTTTTGCATATGTTGGAGCCATTCAGGCGCTCGAAGAAAAAGGCATTAAATTCGAACGTGTGGCCGGTACGAGTGCCGGGGCTATATTAGCCACCTTTATCGCTGCAGGATTTAACACTAAAGAACTTGAGGAGATTTTTGACGAATTGAATTTAAAAGTTTTACTCGATCCTCCGAAATTTATTATCGAGCTTCCATTTTTAAAATGGCTTAATTTATATAAAAGAATGGGATTGTATCGCGGTAAATCTCTGGAAAACTGGTTTCTCGAAAAGCTGGCGACAAAAGGCATCTATACATTCGGAGATTTACCAAAAGGGATATTGAAATTAGTAGCTTCCGATTTAACGAACGGCAAAATTCTTGTTCTTCCCGATGATTTGCAACAATATAATATCGATCCAAATACTTTTCCGGTCTCCCGTGCATTACGCATGAGTTGTGGTCTTCCATTCTTCTTTGAACCTGTCTATTTAAAAAACGGAAAAAGCGAGTCTGTTATTGTAGATGGTGGGGTTTTGAGTAACTTTCCAATGTGGATTTACGATAATGGAAATAAAGAGCGGCCCGTTCTTGGTATGAAACTCAGTAGTTCAAGCGAGGACATGAAGCCACATGATATTAATAATGGGATTCAACTTTTTGAAGCTTTATTTAGTACAATGCAAACTGCACATGATAATCGTTATATTTCCCGTAGACACGAGAAGGATATTATCTTTATACCGGTTGAAGAATATAGTGCAACCCAATTTGATTTAGATGAGGCGACTAAAAATAAATTGATGGGCATCGGAAAAGAGCGGACAGCTCAATTTTTAAAAACATGGTCCCCCGTTTGGTAA
- a CDS encoding DUF2642 domain-containing protein, translating to MWQLRNILGTLKESSLTVATEYGKVTGTLLEVNFDYITLSSNSNFLYIPLTSIKNIAY from the coding sequence ATGTGGCAATTACGTAATATTCTCGGAACTTTAAAAGAATCGAGTCTCACAGTTGCAACGGAGTATGGAAAAGTCACGGGTACTTTATTGGAAGTAAACTTTGACTATATAACACTTTCTTCAAACTCGAACTTCCTGTACATTCCGTTAACTAGCATTAAAAATATAGCTTATTAA
- a CDS encoding sugar kinase, with protein sequence MTTNPTVFTLGDALVTFNPSETGPLRYVQSFAKKAGGAELNFAIGCSRLGLQSKWMSRLGNDEFGIGIYKFARGEGIDVSEVEFVDGYPTSLNFKEIREDGSGKTFYYRHHSPVLTIEPEHITEELLNNVSMVHLTGVFLAIAPKNLQIVLAVLKKAKEKNIKISFDPNIRLKLWTIEEARKAYEQVFPYVDILLAGLEEMELIQDEVSKPALEAFAKQYGIEQLVIKDGANGARLYLENVWYEKEAFKITPIDTVGAGDGFDAGYIYATLHNYSPIESLTFANAVGALVTTVKGDNEGLPELQEVLDFMNNKKAIER encoded by the coding sequence TTGACTACAAATCCAACTGTTTTTACATTAGGAGATGCATTAGTTACGTTTAACCCATCGGAAACAGGACCGCTCCGTTATGTGCAAAGCTTTGCTAAAAAAGCGGGTGGGGCAGAGTTAAACTTTGCTATTGGTTGTTCCCGACTTGGATTGCAGTCGAAATGGATGAGTCGCCTAGGTAATGATGAATTCGGTATAGGGATATACAAATTTGCACGAGGAGAAGGCATTGATGTATCGGAAGTTGAGTTCGTTGACGGGTATCCGACATCACTGAACTTTAAGGAAATTCGCGAAGACGGCTCCGGAAAAACTTTTTACTACCGTCATCATTCTCCAGTACTGACAATCGAGCCAGAACATATTACCGAAGAATTGTTGAATAACGTGTCGATGGTCCATTTAACAGGTGTATTTTTGGCAATCGCTCCAAAAAATCTTCAAATCGTTCTAGCTGTACTAAAAAAGGCGAAAGAAAAAAACATAAAGATATCGTTCGATCCGAATATTCGACTAAAACTATGGACGATTGAAGAAGCACGTAAAGCATATGAGCAAGTTTTCCCTTACGTAGATATTTTACTGGCAGGGCTGGAAGAAATGGAGCTTATTCAAGATGAAGTAAGCAAACCAGCATTGGAAGCTTTTGCAAAGCAATACGGAATTGAACAACTCGTCATTAAAGATGGAGCTAATGGTGCAAGACTTTATTTAGAAAATGTCTGGTATGAAAAAGAAGCTTTCAAGATTACGCCAATTGATACGGTTGGTGCCGGAGACGGGTTTGATGCAGGTTATATATACGCCACTCTTCACAATTATTCACCAATAGAAAGCCTTACCTTTGCGAATGCGGTAGGCGCGTTAGTAACGACTGTAAAAGGTGATAATGAAGGATTGCCGGAACTGCAGGAAGTGCTCGACTTCATGAACAATAAAAAAGCAATTGAACGCTAA
- a CDS encoding tRNA dihydrouridine synthase: MKENFWQELPKPFFVLAPMEDVTDLVFRHVVAEAGRPDVFFTEFTNSESYCHPDGIKSVRGRLTFTEDEQPIVAHIWGDNPENFRKMSIGMAELGFKGIDINMGCPVPNVAGRGKGSGLILRPDVAAELIEAAKAGGLPVSVKTRLGYKEIDEWKEWLTHILKQDIANLSIHLRTRKEMSAVDAHWELIPEIKALRDEIAPNTLLTINGDIPDRQVGLELAEKYGIDGVMIGRGIFKNPFAFEKEPKEHSPEEYLDLLKLQLDLQDKYAEELPRSMSGLHRFFKIYVKGFRGAGELRNQLMNTKSTDEVRALLHSFELNKEE, translated from the coding sequence ATGAAAGAGAATTTTTGGCAAGAGTTACCGAAACCGTTTTTTGTACTCGCGCCGATGGAAGATGTAACAGATTTAGTATTTCGGCATGTAGTGGCTGAAGCAGGAAGACCGGATGTATTTTTCACGGAGTTTACTAACTCGGAAAGTTACTGTCATCCTGATGGGATCAAAAGTGTCCGTGGTCGCTTAACGTTTACAGAAGATGAACAACCGATTGTTGCACATATTTGGGGAGACAACCCTGAAAACTTCCGCAAAATGAGCATTGGTATGGCGGAGTTGGGCTTCAAAGGAATTGATATTAATATGGGTTGCCCGGTACCGAATGTTGCAGGACGTGGGAAAGGCAGCGGTCTGATTTTACGTCCGGATGTGGCAGCAGAACTAATCGAAGCTGCTAAAGCAGGGGGTCTGCCTGTAAGCGTGAAAACACGTCTTGGGTATAAAGAGATAGACGAGTGGAAAGAGTGGCTTACACATATTTTAAAACAGGATATTGCTAATCTTTCCATTCATTTACGTACACGAAAAGAAATGAGTGCTGTTGATGCACATTGGGAGCTTATTCCGGAAATTAAAGCATTGCGTGATGAGATCGCTCCAAATACACTGTTAACAATTAACGGTGATATTCCGGACCGTCAAGTTGGTTTAGAGCTTGCAGAAAAGTACGGAATTGATGGAGTAATGATTGGACGCGGTATTTTCAAAAATCCGTTCGCTTTTGAAAAGGAACCAAAAGAGCACAGTCCAGAGGAGTATCTTGATCTTCTGAAACTGCAGCTTGATCTGCAGGACAAGTATGCCGAAGAACTGCCTCGTTCAATGTCAGGTCTTCACCGCTTTTTCAAAATTTATGTAAAAGGCTTCCGCGGAGCTGGAGAGTTGAGAAATCAGTTGATGAACACGAAATCTACCGATGAAGTACGTGCATTGCTTCATAGCTTCGAGTTAAATAAAGAAGAATAA
- a CDS encoding polysaccharide pyruvyl transferase family protein yields MKKVLYIGWIGFNNLGDELLWHIFKDTCTKYLDKEKITVKPSMPGTDLKNLDEFDTVVLGGGSLLLPGYLQILQNAIHKGKSVLIWGSGLDWIEESNLNLLINDQLTSLEQNFKQKDIDVLEEVLEHALFVGVRGPLTKKAVEIMVGKEKSEKVKIIGDPALLLQNKDAIKPHVQEKIIGVNWGTTFNRLYGANENSVEEQLVVAVKRLIDKGYKILIYTMWSDDISHCERLYNKIGDTENVQLDKNLYTEQQMINKLSTCTATVNFKLHANLLSMAAGIPAIPLGYRFKVFDFAALLGLLDLVVSTSSKQLTDDVLHRIAMIEKRELMPVKQYNSAQLTCTPLLESPFTNQYL; encoded by the coding sequence ATGAAAAAGGTATTATATATAGGCTGGATCGGGTTTAATAATTTAGGTGATGAACTGTTATGGCATATTTTCAAAGATACGTGTACCAAATACTTGGATAAAGAAAAAATCACCGTTAAGCCATCAATGCCCGGAACTGACTTAAAAAATCTTGACGAGTTTGATACGGTTGTACTCGGTGGAGGCTCATTGTTATTGCCGGGCTACCTTCAAATTCTGCAAAATGCCATTCATAAAGGAAAATCAGTACTCATATGGGGATCCGGGTTAGATTGGATTGAAGAGTCAAACCTGAATTTATTGATAAATGATCAACTGACTTCTTTGGAACAAAACTTTAAACAAAAAGATATCGATGTACTGGAAGAAGTTTTGGAGCATGCGCTTTTTGTAGGTGTTCGAGGGCCCCTAACAAAAAAAGCGGTCGAAATTATGGTTGGCAAAGAAAAATCGGAAAAGGTTAAAATAATCGGCGACCCTGCTTTACTATTACAAAATAAAGATGCAATAAAGCCTCATGTACAAGAAAAAATAATCGGGGTCAATTGGGGAACAACATTTAATCGTTTATACGGAGCAAATGAAAATTCAGTAGAAGAACAATTAGTCGTAGCAGTGAAAAGACTAATTGACAAGGGTTATAAAATACTGATTTATACGATGTGGTCAGACGATATATCCCATTGCGAAAGACTTTATAATAAAATCGGCGACACAGAAAATGTACAATTAGATAAAAATCTTTATACCGAACAGCAAATGATCAATAAGTTATCAACATGTACTGCAACGGTAAACTTTAAACTCCATGCCAATTTACTGTCTATGGCTGCAGGTATACCAGCGATTCCACTGGGCTACCGCTTCAAAGTTTTTGATTTTGCAGCACTGCTCGGATTACTGGATCTAGTCGTTTCTACAAGTTCAAAGCAGTTAACGGATGACGTGTTACATCGTATCGCAATGATTGAAAAAAGAGAACTAATGCCAGTTAAGCAATACAATTCGGCCCAGCTGACATGCACCCCACTTTTAGAATCACCATTCACCAATCAATATCTTTAA
- a CDS encoding YtoQ family protein produces MKLTVYLAGQIHDNWREEVAQKAEEKNLPLHFVAPQTDHDRSDNIGEQILGAQPSAYYKDNAASDINNFRTQVLMQKADIVIALFGEKYKQWNTAMDVSTAIAMNKPTIIIRPESLIHPLKELSNNANVTVETVDQAIEVIRYIFD; encoded by the coding sequence ATGAAACTGACAGTTTATTTAGCAGGCCAGATTCATGATAATTGGCGGGAAGAAGTTGCGCAAAAGGCGGAGGAAAAAAATCTTCCATTACACTTTGTAGCACCACAGACAGACCATGACCGTTCGGATAATATCGGCGAGCAAATTTTAGGTGCTCAGCCTTCAGCATATTATAAAGACAATGCTGCATCAGACATTAATAATTTCCGGACACAAGTATTAATGCAAAAAGCAGATATCGTCATTGCGTTATTCGGTGAAAAGTATAAACAATGGAATACCGCAATGGATGTAAGTACAGCGATTGCAATGAATAAACCGACAATCATCATCCGTCCCGAGTCATTAATTCACCCTTTAAAAGAGCTGTCCAATAATGCAAACGTGACTGTAGAAACGGTTGACCAGGCGATTGAAGTTATTCGTTACATTTTCGATTAA
- a CDS encoding glycosyltransferase family 2 protein, whose translation MKERQEGLVSVVIPCYNAAPFIVDCLDGLKAQKYNKMEIILINDASTDNTPKIVDDWLENENPPFSVIVCNLPVNTGFAGALTIGYFMSSGEYIAVNDADDISHPLRFEKQVDFLLNNPDYDLVGSNYQVFYDGNLEALGKMADWLKYGESIRKCYEAGGHCVCHGTILFRGKIFDRLGGPTRRIVGAEDYEFIVKFLNAKLKIDNLKDILYYYRKHDQQRSNTFYGGDKSG comes from the coding sequence ATGAAGGAAAGACAGGAAGGTTTAGTAAGTGTAGTTATTCCATGCTATAATGCCGCGCCATTTATAGTAGATTGCCTAGACGGCCTTAAAGCACAAAAATACAATAAAATGGAGATCATTCTTATAAATGATGCGTCAACTGACAACACCCCTAAAATAGTTGATGACTGGCTGGAAAATGAAAATCCTCCTTTTTCGGTTATTGTATGTAACCTGCCTGTAAATACAGGCTTTGCCGGGGCTCTAACAATCGGATACTTTATGAGTTCCGGCGAGTATATTGCAGTTAATGATGCAGATGACATTTCGCACCCTCTGCGTTTTGAAAAACAAGTAGATTTTTTGTTAAACAATCCAGATTACGATTTAGTCGGATCAAATTACCAAGTATTCTACGATGGGAATTTAGAAGCGCTCGGTAAAATGGCCGACTGGTTGAAGTATGGTGAGTCTATACGGAAATGTTATGAAGCAGGCGGTCATTGTGTTTGTCATGGAACGATTCTATTTCGCGGAAAAATTTTTGATAGGCTTGGTGGCCCGACTCGAAGAATTGTCGGAGCAGAAGATTATGAATTCATCGTAAAATTTTTGAATGCAAAATTAAAAATAGACAATCTGAAAGATATTTTATATTACTACCGGAAACATGATCAACAACGTTCCAATACTTTTTATGGAGGTGATAAGAGTGGCTGA
- the nadX gene encoding aspartate dehydrogenase codes for MRIGLIGAGAIAHFLLEEINEKLQENLRITSVFVRDRGKHQLLESNYGIKLYTELDAFLESEIDIVVEAANIEAVHALLPAAIRKKDVVIISIGALGDEELLTGLNNLADEFNRRLYLPSGAIGGLDLLQNAQVLGTVTSVSLTTRKPAKSLIEETIEEEKVIFEGNATEAIRLYPKNMNVSIVLALAGMGFEETKVLLVADPRIDKNIHQIEVTGDFGEASFTIKNNPLPANPKTSYLAAMSILGTLKRINRKLLIG; via the coding sequence ATGAGAATCGGTTTAATTGGCGCGGGTGCAATTGCTCATTTTCTGTTGGAAGAAATAAATGAAAAGCTGCAAGAAAACCTGCGTATTACAAGTGTATTTGTGAGGGATAGGGGAAAGCATCAATTGCTTGAATCCAATTATGGCATAAAGCTGTACACAGAATTAGATGCATTTTTGGAGTCGGAAATTGATATTGTTGTGGAGGCTGCAAATATTGAAGCAGTTCATGCATTGCTTCCGGCAGCTATCAGGAAAAAGGATGTCGTCATAATCAGCATTGGGGCATTGGGGGACGAGGAGCTGTTGACAGGGCTGAACAACTTGGCGGATGAATTCAACAGGAGACTTTATTTGCCGTCCGGTGCAATCGGCGGATTGGATTTACTTCAAAATGCGCAAGTGCTTGGCACAGTTACATCCGTTTCACTAACAACACGCAAACCTGCAAAATCGTTAATTGAGGAAACTATCGAGGAAGAGAAAGTGATATTTGAAGGGAATGCGACAGAAGCAATTAGACTTTACCCGAAAAATATGAACGTATCGATTGTGCTTGCACTGGCTGGAATGGGATTTGAAGAAACGAAAGTCCTATTAGTGGCCGATCCGAGAATCGATAAAAATATTCATCAAATTGAAGTGACAGGGGATTTTGGGGAAGCATCATTTACTATTAAAAATAATCCGCTTCCTGCAAATCCTAAAACGAGTTATTTGGCAGCGATGAGTATTTTAGGAACGCTAAAAAGAATAAACCGGAAGCTACTTATCGGCTAA
- a CDS encoding malate synthase translates to MNLINKKVTHKHFGTGSIVQQNESSIEIHFASESKKFVFPDVFGKHLVLHDKDDVQTLEKIIQKKELERREEEWQKEENLKLQRKNQETRLIHEKHMKNFKLHPESQLVFWCDTEEQQTAFSDWKVFSGLTKSGVNKGKPVKPIRLHLNSAVLLTAVDENSPEKDRRILGVYMVEENFIGKLSEDGYIPAHSKYRIKLTEQEAEQMLFWNYYVNEKFTHKMTWNTGKHRYFDNVWMAQILRDIVSLKTDPQEKELAQQFFTHFCKMNEITASELPQPNGALKRI, encoded by the coding sequence ATGAATCTAATCAATAAAAAGGTTACACATAAGCATTTCGGAACGGGTAGTATTGTTCAACAGAATGAATCAAGTATTGAAATACATTTCGCATCTGAAAGTAAAAAGTTTGTTTTCCCTGATGTATTCGGAAAGCACTTAGTACTTCACGACAAAGATGATGTTCAAACACTTGAAAAAATTATTCAGAAAAAAGAACTTGAACGAAGAGAAGAAGAGTGGCAAAAAGAAGAGAATTTAAAACTCCAGCGTAAAAATCAGGAAACTCGTTTAATACATGAAAAACATATGAAAAACTTCAAGCTTCACCCAGAATCACAATTAGTCTTTTGGTGTGACACTGAAGAACAGCAAACAGCTTTTTCAGATTGGAAAGTGTTTTCAGGATTAACGAAAAGCGGTGTTAATAAAGGAAAGCCTGTAAAGCCTATTCGCCTGCATCTAAACAGTGCCGTTTTGTTAACGGCTGTAGATGAAAATTCGCCTGAAAAAGACCGACGCATTTTAGGTGTGTATATGGTAGAAGAGAATTTTATCGGGAAACTGAGTGAAGATGGATATATTCCGGCACATTCAAAATACAGAATTAAGCTGACAGAACAGGAAGCAGAGCAAATGCTGTTCTGGAACTATTATGTAAACGAGAAATTTACTCACAAAATGACGTGGAATACAGGTAAGCATCGTTATTTTGATAATGTGTGGATGGCTCAAATTTTACGTGATATCGTTTCCTTGAAAACGGACCCTCAGGAAAAAGAGCTAGCTCAACAATTCTTTACGCATTTCTGTAAAATGAATGAAATAACAGCGTCAGAATTACCACAACCTAATGGTGCATTGAAGCGTATTTAA